In one Lysobacter alkalisoli genomic region, the following are encoded:
- a CDS encoding class I SAM-dependent methyltransferase, translated as MHQDEIKELFDQQAANYDTQWAKTAPIRDCLHLLLDALFAGLPDEARVLCVGVGTGAELAYMARKHPGWRFTAVEPSGRMLEVCRQRAEAEGFVSRCHFHEGYLGSLTGAGLHDAATCFLVSQFILDPPARAAFFGEIASALTPRGLLASTDLASDIASPEYEVLLHAWLAMMASADITPEAIERMRQAYARDVGVLPPGRIASIIESAGFEPPVPFFQAGLIHGWVSKRAKTPGV; from the coding sequence ATGCACCAGGACGAAATCAAGGAGTTGTTCGACCAGCAGGCGGCGAACTACGACACGCAGTGGGCGAAGACGGCGCCGATCCGGGACTGCCTGCACCTGTTGCTGGACGCGCTGTTCGCCGGGCTGCCGGACGAGGCGCGGGTCCTGTGCGTCGGCGTGGGCACGGGGGCGGAGCTGGCCTACATGGCGCGCAAGCATCCCGGCTGGCGGTTCACCGCGGTGGAGCCCTCGGGGCGCATGCTCGAGGTCTGCCGACAACGGGCGGAGGCGGAGGGGTTCGTCTCGCGTTGTCACTTCCACGAGGGCTACCTCGGCTCACTCACGGGCGCCGGGCTGCACGATGCTGCGACCTGCTTCCTGGTGTCGCAGTTCATCCTCGACCCGCCGGCGCGTGCCGCGTTCTTTGGCGAGATTGCGAGTGCGCTCACGCCGCGGGGCCTGCTCGCCAGCACCGACCTGGCGTCCGACATCGCTTCGCCCGAGTACGAGGTCCTGCTCCACGCCTGGCTGGCGATGATGGCGTCGGCGGACATCACGCCCGAGGCCATCGAGCGCATGCGCCAGGCCTACGCCAGAGACGTGGGCGTGCTGCCGCCGGGACGCATCGCATCGATCATCGAGTCGGCCGGCTTCGAGCCGCCCGTGCCGTTCTTCCAGGCCGGCCTGATACATGGCTGGGTGTCGAAGCGCGCGAAGACGCCGGGGGTCTGA
- the edd gene encoding phosphogluconate dehydratase: MSTLHPTITEVTDRIRERSRDSRAAYLARIDAAAGHGPHRARLSCGNLAHGFAACGPSDKDALRGDSSPNLGIVTAYNDMLSAHQPFERFPFLIKNAARGVGATAQVAGGVPAMCDGVTQGRAGMELSLFSRDVIALSTAVALSHDMFDAALYLGVCDKIVPGLLIGALSFGHLPAVFVPAGPMPSGIPNDEKSRVRQRYAEGKATRDELLEAEAASYHAPGTCTFYGTANSNQMLMEIMGLHMPGASFINPNTPLRDALTAEATRRAAAITALGDDYRPVGRIIDERAIVNGVIGLHATGGSTNHLLHIIAIAAAAGIELRLEDFDALSSVVPLLARVYPNGSADVNHFHAAGGLAFMIGSLLDAGLLHGDVETVAGPGLERYRVEPRVDGANGVAYAPAAPESADTAVLRPVAEPFRADGGLRVLHGNLGIGAIKVSAVPDDRTVIEAPCRIFSEQGEVRTAFERGELDRDVIVVVRFQGPQANGMPELHQLTPTLAVLQKRGHRVALVTDGRMSGASGQVPAAIHVSPEAADGGPLARLRDGDVVRLDAVAGTLEARVDAAEFAAREPVVADLSGHQHGMGRELFDLFRRVAGPATRGGSAFDAGVDAASASDTHERA, translated from the coding sequence ATGTCCACCCTGCACCCCACAATCACCGAAGTCACCGACCGTATCCGCGAGCGCAGCCGCGACTCCCGTGCCGCCTATCTGGCGCGGATCGATGCCGCCGCCGGCCACGGCCCGCACCGCGCGCGGCTGTCGTGCGGCAACCTCGCCCACGGTTTCGCCGCCTGCGGGCCGTCCGACAAGGACGCGTTGCGTGGTGACAGTTCGCCCAACCTCGGCATCGTCACCGCCTACAACGACATGCTGTCGGCGCACCAGCCGTTCGAGCGCTTCCCGTTCCTGATCAAGAACGCGGCGCGCGGCGTCGGCGCCACCGCCCAGGTCGCCGGCGGCGTGCCGGCGATGTGCGACGGCGTGACCCAGGGCCGCGCCGGCATGGAGCTGAGCCTGTTCTCGCGCGACGTGATCGCGCTGTCGACCGCGGTCGCGCTGTCGCACGACATGTTCGACGCCGCGCTGTACCTGGGCGTGTGCGACAAGATCGTCCCCGGCCTGCTGATCGGCGCGCTCAGCTTCGGTCACCTGCCGGCGGTGTTCGTGCCGGCCGGACCGATGCCCTCGGGCATCCCCAACGACGAGAAGTCGCGCGTGCGGCAGCGCTACGCCGAGGGCAAGGCGACCCGCGACGAACTGCTGGAGGCCGAGGCCGCCAGCTACCACGCGCCGGGGACCTGCACCTTCTACGGCACCGCCAACTCCAACCAGATGCTGATGGAGATCATGGGCCTGCACATGCCGGGCGCCAGCTTCATCAATCCGAACACCCCGCTGCGCGACGCGCTGACCGCCGAGGCCACCCGCCGCGCCGCCGCGATCACCGCGCTCGGCGACGATTACCGCCCGGTCGGCCGGATCATCGACGAGCGCGCGATCGTCAACGGCGTGATCGGACTGCACGCGACCGGTGGCTCGACCAACCACCTGCTGCACATCATCGCGATCGCCGCCGCCGCCGGCATCGAGCTGCGGCTGGAGGACTTCGACGCGCTGTCGTCGGTGGTGCCGCTGCTGGCGCGCGTGTACCCGAACGGCAGCGCCGACGTGAACCACTTCCACGCCGCCGGCGGACTCGCCTTCATGATCGGCTCGCTGCTCGACGCAGGCCTGCTGCACGGTGACGTCGAAACCGTCGCCGGCCCGGGGCTGGAACGCTATCGGGTCGAACCGCGCGTCGACGGCGCCAACGGTGTCGCCTATGCCCCGGCTGCGCCGGAGAGCGCCGACACCGCCGTGCTGCGGCCGGTCGCCGAGCCGTTCCGCGCCGATGGCGGCTTGCGTGTGCTGCACGGCAACCTCGGCATCGGTGCGATCAAGGTCTCGGCGGTGCCGGACGACCGCACCGTGATCGAGGCGCCGTGCCGGATCTTCAGCGAGCAGGGCGAGGTGCGGACCGCATTCGAGCGCGGCGAACTGGACCGCGACGTGATCGTGGTGGTCCGCTTCCAGGGCCCGCAGGCCAACGGCATGCCCGAGCTGCACCAGCTGACCCCGACCCTGGCCGTGCTGCAGAAGCGCGGCCACCGTGTCGCCCTGGTCACCGACGGCCGCATGTCCGGCGCCTCGGGCCAGGTGCCAGCGGCGATCCACGTCAGTCCGGAGGCCGCCGACGGTGGTCCGCTCGCGCGCCTGCGCGATGGCGATGTGGTCCGCCTCGATGCTGTGGCCGGCACGCTGGAGGCGCGGGTCGATGCGGCCGAATTCGCCGCCCGCGAGCCGGTCGTCGCCGACCTGTCCGGTCATCAGCATGGCATGGGCCGCGAACTGTTCGACCTGTTCCGCCGTGTCGCCGGTCCGGCAACACGGGGCGGCTCGGCCTTTGACGCCGGTGTCGATGCTGCATCAGCATCGGACACGCATGAAAGAGCTTGA
- a CDS encoding GFA family protein, producing MINRLASCSCGKLTVRARGEPVRISICHCLACQKRTGSVFGAQARFPEDAVTIDGPSTEYTRIGDEGGSARFHFCPACGSTVFYRLDAVPGMVAIPVGAFADPEFPQPRISIYGERRHAWVHLPDGIECHD from the coding sequence ATGATCAATCGTCTCGCTTCATGCAGTTGTGGAAAGCTCACCGTCCGCGCGCGCGGCGAGCCGGTCCGTATCTCGATCTGCCATTGCCTGGCGTGCCAGAAGCGCACCGGCAGTGTGTTCGGCGCGCAGGCCCGGTTCCCCGAGGATGCGGTGACCATCGACGGCCCGAGCACGGAGTACACGCGCATCGGCGACGAAGGCGGTTCGGCCCGGTTCCACTTCTGCCCGGCGTGCGGTTCCACCGTGTTCTATCGGCTGGATGCGGTGCCCGGCATGGTCGCGATTCCGGTCGGTGCCTTCGCGGATCCGGAGTTCCCCCAGCCGCGCATATCGATCTATGGGGAGCGCCGGCATGCCTGGGTGCACCTGCCCGACGGCATCGAGTGCCATGATTGA
- the pgl gene encoding 6-phosphogluconolactonase — protein MPAELRVIEPMPLPLDTHEFTGGAVLAEALAKAVAANLRAAIARRGSARIALSGGSTPRAFLTELSKQTVDWSRVTVLPVDDRWVPPQSERSNERLLRETLLQGEAAKAKFMPLYRPAPTPESALLPVLVQVANKALPLDVVVLGMGEDGHVASLFPDLGADRSGLREIGLAPRGRTPALAVRTANAPEPRMTLTLSAIFTAPSLYLHIEGAKKRAVLDGAINDPRSTLPVRAAMAGAPVTPMLYWCP, from the coding sequence ATGCCTGCCGAACTGAGAGTGATCGAGCCGATGCCCCTGCCCCTGGATACCCATGAATTCACCGGCGGCGCCGTGCTGGCCGAAGCGCTGGCGAAGGCGGTCGCCGCCAACCTGCGTGCCGCGATCGCGCGCCGCGGCAGCGCCCGCATCGCGCTGTCGGGCGGCAGCACGCCGCGCGCGTTCCTGACCGAGTTGTCGAAGCAGACCGTCGACTGGTCGCGGGTCACCGTGCTGCCGGTCGACGACCGCTGGGTACCGCCGCAGAGCGAACGTTCCAATGAGCGCCTGCTGCGCGAGACCCTGCTGCAGGGCGAGGCGGCGAAGGCGAAGTTCATGCCGCTGTACCGCCCGGCGCCGACCCCGGAATCGGCATTGCTGCCGGTGCTGGTGCAGGTCGCCAACAAGGCGTTGCCGCTGGATGTGGTCGTGCTCGGCATGGGCGAGGACGGCCACGTCGCCTCACTGTTCCCGGACCTGGGCGCCGACCGTTCCGGCCTGCGCGAGATCGGCCTCGCCCCGCGCGGCCGCACTCCGGCGCTGGCGGTGCGTACCGCCAATGCACCGGAGCCGCGGATGACGCTGACGCTGAGCGCGATCTTCACCGCACCCTCGCTGTACCTGCATATCGAGGGGGCGAAGAAGCGCGCGGTGCTCGATGGCGCGATCAATGATCCACGCTCGACCCTGCCGGTGCGCGCCGCGATGGCCGGCGCGCCGGTCACGCCGATGTTGTATTGGTGTCCGTAA
- a CDS encoding GrpB family protein, translated as MNEEESLLAAIHEDVELHSYDASWPQAFEVERDRLLFLFPGIFMDIQHIGSTAVPGLIAKPVIDILAGVQSITVAERLAPSLCRSGYATSTEFNESLSDRKWFMRWANGRRTHHLHLVVHDGPVWHKRLKFRDALRSDPELAAKYAALKTRLAATHPRDREAYTDAKAEFVGAIVREA; from the coding sequence GTGAACGAAGAAGAATCCCTCCTCGCTGCCATCCACGAGGACGTGGAGCTGCACTCGTACGACGCTTCCTGGCCTCAGGCATTTGAAGTCGAGCGGGACCGCCTCCTGTTCCTGTTCCCGGGCATCTTCATGGACATCCAGCACATCGGAAGCACTGCGGTTCCGGGCCTCATCGCCAAGCCGGTCATCGACATTCTTGCCGGCGTCCAGTCCATCACGGTCGCCGAACGACTCGCGCCGTCGTTGTGCCGATCGGGCTACGCCACTTCCACAGAGTTCAACGAGTCCTTGTCGGATCGCAAGTGGTTCATGCGCTGGGCAAACGGGCGTCGAACGCATCATCTTCATCTCGTCGTCCATGACGGTCCCGTCTGGCACAAGCGGCTGAAGTTCCGCGATGCGTTGCGGTCTGATCCAGAGCTGGCCGCAAAGTATGCCGCGCTTAAGACCCGGCTCGCCGCGACGCATCCCAGGGATCGGGAGGCATACACTGATGCCAAGGCAGAGTTTGTCGGCGCCATCGTGCGCGAGGCCTGA
- a CDS encoding addiction module protein, protein MAITPEQLDQLGKFERLQLVEDLWDRFAAEATPETDPAVLDELERRAKWRDAHPAQGKSLAQIASGLGIRL, encoded by the coding sequence ATGGCCATCACTCCCGAACAACTGGATCAACTGGGCAAGTTCGAGCGCCTGCAACTGGTCGAGGATCTGTGGGACCGGTTCGCCGCCGAGGCCACGCCCGAGACCGATCCGGCCGTGCTTGACGAACTGGAACGCCGTGCGAAATGGCGCGACGCCCATCCCGCACAGGGCAAGTCCTTGGCGCAGATCGCCTCAGGTCTCGGCATTCGCCTGTGA
- a CDS encoding helix-turn-helix domain-containing protein, whose protein sequence is MNYRHLTLEQRYQIAALHDAGYSQRHIAQVIVKAVKAS, encoded by the coding sequence ATGAACTATCGGCACCTGACCCTGGAGCAACGCTACCAGATCGCCGCCCTGCATGATGCAGGTTATTCCCAGAGGCACATCGCCCAGGTCATCGTAAAGGCAGTAAAGGCATCGTAA
- a CDS encoding SEC-C metal-binding domain-containing protein has protein sequence MCEKLGRNDPCPCGSGKRFKRCCLTVGSF, from the coding sequence CTGTGCGAGAAGCTCGGTCGCAACGATCCCTGCCCATGCGGTTCGGGCAAGCGCTTCAAGCGGTGCTGTCTAACCGTCGGCAGCTTTTGA
- the nagA gene encoding N-acetylglucosamine-6-phosphate deacetylase, whose amino-acid sequence MPALAFHNGHVLTERGFETGLCVIVEDGHIVAVVPGPPPASAEVVDLQGQHLVPGFIDTQVNGGGDVLLNDATTVDGVRRIAEAHRKYGTTGLLPTLISDDVEVMRNAIAAVRGAIEQGVPGVLGIHLEGPYLAEARKGVHDPGKFHTPGEDELDLVASLGNGKTLLTVAPERFDADTLRALAARGVILSAGHTAADYDTMRAGFDAGIRGVTHLFNAMTPMNSREPGGVGAALDNEDVWCGLIVDGHHVHDASLRVAIAARPRGKMILVTDAMPPVGGEREDFELYGETMTCRDGLCSTASGTLAGSALDMASAVRNSVQRLGLPLDEACRMASQYPAEFLGLGHELGRIAAGYRADLVVLDENVTVQGSWIGGSA is encoded by the coding sequence ATGCCCGCCCTCGCCTTCCACAACGGACACGTCCTCACCGAGCGCGGCTTCGAGACCGGCCTGTGCGTGATCGTCGAGGACGGCCATATCGTCGCCGTCGTGCCCGGCCCGCCGCCGGCATCGGCCGAGGTCGTCGACCTGCAAGGCCAACACCTCGTGCCCGGCTTCATCGACACCCAGGTCAATGGCGGCGGCGACGTGCTTTTGAACGACGCCACCACGGTCGACGGCGTGCGCCGCATCGCCGAGGCCCACCGCAAATACGGCACCACCGGCCTGCTGCCGACCCTGATCAGCGATGACGTCGAGGTGATGCGCAACGCCATCGCCGCGGTGCGCGGGGCGATCGAGCAGGGCGTGCCCGGCGTGCTCGGCATCCACCTCGAAGGCCCGTACCTGGCCGAAGCGCGCAAGGGCGTGCACGATCCGGGCAAGTTCCACACTCCGGGCGAGGACGAACTCGACCTGGTCGCCTCGCTGGGCAACGGCAAGACCTTGCTGACCGTCGCCCCCGAGCGTTTCGACGCCGACACCCTGCGCGCGCTGGCCGCACGCGGGGTGATCCTCAGCGCCGGCCACACCGCCGCCGACTACGACACGATGCGCGCCGGTTTCGACGCCGGCATCCGCGGCGTCACCCACCTGTTCAACGCGATGACGCCGATGAACAGCCGCGAGCCGGGCGGCGTCGGCGCCGCGCTCGACAATGAAGACGTATGGTGCGGCCTGATCGTCGACGGCCACCACGTCCACGACGCCAGCCTGCGCGTCGCCATCGCCGCCCGCCCGCGCGGGAAGATGATCCTGGTCACCGACGCCATGCCCCCGGTCGGCGGCGAGCGCGAGGACTTCGAGCTCTACGGCGAAACCATGACCTGCCGCGACGGCCTGTGCAGCACCGCCAGCGGCACCCTCGCCGGCTCCGCCCTCGACATGGCCAGCGCCGTCCGCAACTCCGTGCAGCGACTCGGCCTGCCGCTCGACGAAGCCTGCCGCATGGCCTCGCAGTACCCCGCCGAGTTCCTCGGCCTCGGCCATGAGCTCGGCCGGATTGCCGCCGGCTACCGCGCCGACCTGGTGGTGCTGGATGAGAACGTCACCGTGCAGGGCAGCTGGATCGGCGGCAGCGCGTAA
- a CDS encoding type II toxin-antitoxin system RelE/ParE family toxin, with the protein MIRRVVFEAPAQAEIVAAFEWYEQRSYGLGGDFLRAVAAAEEHLARSAESYPAVRGRFRRVLLRRFPYALHFEILDGEQVSVLACLHHRRSPERWPEG; encoded by the coding sequence GTGATCCGGCGGGTTGTCTTCGAAGCGCCGGCTCAGGCGGAGATCGTCGCGGCCTTCGAGTGGTACGAGCAGCGCTCGTACGGACTGGGTGGTGACTTCCTGCGCGCTGTGGCTGCCGCCGAGGAGCATCTGGCACGTTCGGCTGAAAGCTATCCTGCTGTCCGGGGCCGTTTCCGGCGTGTCCTGTTACGCCGCTTTCCCTATGCCCTCCATTTCGAGATTCTGGATGGGGAACAGGTTTCCGTGCTGGCCTGTCTGCATCACAGGCGAAGTCCGGAACGCTGGCCGGAAGGGTGA
- a CDS encoding GntR family transcriptional regulator, which translates to MQDYLLSEYQRQQAARRAPAYQHLRRTLQHAIENGSLTAGQALPGERELARLLDLSRVTVRKAIAGLVADGLVLQRQGAGTFVAERIVKSFSALTSFTDDLRARGLDPKSEFIERGTGEVTPEEAMALNLSPGAQVVRYYRLRTANGTALALERTVVPQAILADPSLVENSLYAAFDKLGLRPVRALQRLRAIAFDAEQARLMRLPEGSPGLFIERRTFLDDGRVAEFTRSFYRGDAYDFVAELHTE; encoded by the coding sequence ATGCAGGACTATCTGCTCAGCGAATACCAGCGCCAACAGGCCGCGCGACGCGCGCCGGCCTACCAGCACCTGCGCCGCACCCTCCAGCACGCGATCGAGAACGGCTCGCTGACCGCCGGCCAGGCCCTGCCCGGCGAGCGCGAACTGGCGCGGCTGCTCGACCTGTCGCGGGTCACCGTGCGCAAGGCCATCGCCGGCCTGGTCGCCGACGGCCTGGTGCTGCAGCGCCAGGGCGCCGGCACCTTCGTCGCCGAGCGCATCGTCAAGTCGTTCTCGGCGCTGACCAGTTTCACCGACGACCTGCGCGCGCGCGGGCTGGACCCGAAGTCGGAGTTCATCGAGCGCGGCACCGGCGAGGTCACTCCGGAGGAAGCGATGGCGCTGAACCTGTCGCCCGGCGCCCAGGTGGTCCGCTACTACCGCCTGCGTACCGCCAACGGCACCGCGCTGGCGCTGGAGCGCACCGTGGTGCCGCAGGCGATCCTCGCCGACCCGTCGCTGGTCGAGAACTCGCTCTACGCCGCCTTCGACAAGCTCGGCCTGCGCCCGGTGCGGGCGCTGCAGCGGCTGCGCGCGATCGCCTTCGACGCCGAACAGGCCCGGCTGATGCGCCTGCCCGAAGGCAGTCCCGGGCTGTTCATCGAACGTCGCACCTTCCTCGACGACGGCCGCGTCGCCGAATTCACCCGATCCTTCTACCGCGGCGATGCCTACGACTTCGTCGCCGAACTGCATACGGAGTGA
- the zwf gene encoding glucose-6-phosphate dehydrogenase, protein MTLHAKHPSVTPMPPFDLVIFGGTGDLAMRKLLPALLHRYVDGQIVAGTRIYGIARDERSDEAYRERVREAVAAAAAADPRVAECVDGFIELLHYRRLDLSGEAGWPEFAAEIGNDPDRVRVFYLAVGPGLFAMVGDRLQAAGLSGEGSRVVVEKPIGKDGASAQVINEALGRVFDESQVYRIDHYLGKETVQNLTALRFGNALFEPLWKAEHIDHVQITVAETVGLETRAGYYDQSGALRDMVQNHLLQLLCLVAMEPPASLAADSIRDEKLKVLRSLRPIDNGNAAQLTVRGQYRAGAVGGKAVPGYLDELGHGSHTETFVAIKAEVQNWRWAGVPFYLRTGKRLSERMSEIVVTFRQVPHSIFADLPNASPLAPNKLVIRLQPDEGIKLWLMHKVPGPGGMRMREVAMDLSVEETFGGRQPDAYERLLMDTVRGNPMLFMRRDEVDAAWHWIDPIRNAWEVNHDAPKPYTAGGWGPSAAVALIERDGRTWHEDEG, encoded by the coding sequence ATGACCCTGCACGCCAAGCACCCCTCCGTCACTCCGATGCCCCCGTTCGATCTGGTGATCTTCGGCGGCACCGGCGATCTGGCCATGCGCAAGCTGCTGCCGGCACTGCTGCACCGCTATGTCGACGGCCAGATCGTCGCCGGCACCCGCATCTACGGCATCGCCCGCGACGAGCGCAGCGACGAGGCGTATCGCGAGCGCGTACGCGAGGCGGTCGCCGCCGCAGCCGCGGCCGACCCGCGGGTGGCCGAGTGCGTCGATGGCTTCATCGAACTGTTGCATTACCGCCGCCTCGACCTGTCCGGCGAGGCCGGCTGGCCGGAATTCGCCGCCGAGATCGGCAACGACCCGGACCGGGTTCGGGTGTTCTACCTCGCCGTCGGCCCCGGCCTGTTTGCGATGGTCGGCGACCGCCTGCAGGCGGCGGGCCTGTCCGGCGAAGGCAGCCGGGTCGTGGTCGAGAAGCCGATCGGCAAGGACGGCGCCAGCGCCCAGGTCATCAACGAGGCGCTGGGCCGCGTGTTCGACGAGTCGCAGGTCTACCGGATCGATCACTACCTCGGCAAGGAAACGGTGCAGAACCTGACCGCGCTGCGCTTCGGCAACGCGCTGTTCGAACCGTTGTGGAAGGCCGAGCACATCGACCACGTGCAGATCACCGTCGCCGAGACGGTCGGGCTGGAGACCCGTGCGGGCTACTACGACCAGTCCGGCGCGCTGCGCGACATGGTCCAGAACCACCTGCTGCAGCTGCTGTGCCTGGTGGCGATGGAGCCGCCGGCCTCGCTGGCCGCCGATTCGATCCGCGACGAGAAGCTCAAGGTGCTGCGCTCGCTGCGCCCGATCGACAACGGCAATGCCGCCCAGCTCACCGTGCGCGGCCAGTATCGCGCCGGCGCGGTCGGCGGCAAGGCGGTGCCGGGCTATCTCGACGAGCTCGGCCACGGCTCGCACACCGAGACTTTCGTCGCGATCAAGGCCGAGGTGCAGAACTGGCGCTGGGCCGGGGTGCCGTTCTACCTGCGCACCGGCAAGCGCCTGTCCGAGCGGATGAGCGAGATCGTGGTGACCTTCCGCCAGGTGCCGCATTCGATCTTCGCCGACCTGCCCAACGCCAGTCCGCTGGCGCCGAACAAGCTGGTGATCCGGCTGCAACCGGACGAGGGCATCAAGCTGTGGCTGATGCACAAGGTGCCGGGCCCGGGCGGCATGCGCATGCGCGAGGTGGCGATGGACCTGAGCGTCGAGGAGACCTTCGGCGGTCGCCAGCCCGACGCCTACGAGCGCCTGCTGATGGACACCGTGCGCGGCAACCCGATGCTGTTCATGCGCCGCGACGAGGTCGACGCCGCGTGGCACTGGATCGACCCGATCCGCAATGCCTGGGAAGTCAATCACGACGCTCCCAAGCCCTACACCGCCGGCGGCTGGGGCCCGAGCGCCGCGGTGGCCCTGATCGAGCGCGATGGCCGCACCTGGCACGAGGACGAAGGTTGA
- a CDS encoding SIS domain-containing protein has translation MFAEAAEAADAVARQFAANAAVLDALAERLRADPPRFIVTCARGSSDHAATYGKYLFETTLGLVTASASPSVGSVYAIKPQMEGALFVVISQSGKSPDLLRNAEIAKAAGAHVVALVNVADSPLAELADTVVPLHAGPERSVAATKSYLCSLAALLQLTARWSGDEALLAAERGLPEALRQAWAQDWSAVVEGLKDARNLFVLARGLGLGAAQEAALKFKETSGLHAEAFSSAEVRHGPMAIVGPGFPVLAFAQDDDTGAGTAAVADEFRQRGAPVWLAAPGQDAGEGLLPLAAASHPAVTPLLTVQSFYKAVNALAVARGHNPDLPPHLNKVTETI, from the coding sequence ATGTTCGCCGAGGCGGCCGAGGCTGCCGACGCGGTCGCGCGCCAGTTCGCCGCCAATGCCGCGGTGCTCGACGCCCTCGCCGAACGCCTGCGCGCCGACCCGCCGCGTTTCATCGTCACCTGCGCGCGCGGCAGTTCCGACCACGCCGCGACCTACGGCAAGTACCTGTTCGAGACCACGCTGGGGCTGGTCACCGCCTCGGCCTCGCCGTCGGTCGGTTCGGTCTACGCGATCAAGCCGCAGATGGAGGGCGCGCTGTTCGTCGTCATCTCGCAGTCGGGCAAGAGCCCGGACCTGCTGCGCAATGCCGAGATCGCCAAGGCCGCCGGCGCCCACGTGGTCGCCCTGGTCAACGTCGCCGACTCGCCGCTGGCGGAACTCGCCGACACCGTGGTACCGCTGCACGCCGGTCCCGAGCGCAGCGTCGCCGCGACCAAGAGCTACCTGTGCTCGCTGGCCGCACTGCTGCAGCTGACCGCGCGCTGGAGCGGCGATGAAGCCCTGCTCGCCGCCGAACGCGGCCTGCCCGAAGCGCTGCGCCAGGCCTGGGCGCAGGACTGGTCGGCCGTCGTCGAAGGTTTGAAGGATGCACGCAACCTGTTCGTGCTCGCTCGCGGGCTCGGTCTCGGCGCCGCGCAGGAAGCCGCGCTCAAGTTCAAGGAGACCAGCGGCCTGCACGCCGAGGCGTTCTCGTCGGCAGAGGTCAGGCACGGCCCGATGGCGATCGTCGGCCCGGGCTTCCCGGTGCTGGCCTTCGCCCAGGACGACGACACCGGCGCTGGCACCGCCGCGGTCGCCGACGAATTCCGTCAGCGCGGTGCGCCGGTGTGGCTGGCCGCGCCGGGGCAGGACGCCGGCGAGGGTTTGCTGCCGCTGGCCGCCGCTTCGCACCCGGCGGTGACCCCGCTGCTGACCGTGCAATCGTTCTACAAGGCGGTGAACGCGCTGGCCGTCGCCCGCGGCCACAACCCCGACCTGCCGCCGCACCTCAACAAAGTCACCGAGACGATCTGA
- a CDS encoding 3-keto-disaccharide hydrolase gives MNSKKASMSKNKEHRRSAGMVVASIAGIVGAGALIGCSTAYPMPANDIPGQSTERWPIHSTDRPQPAIVDPGPAAAPVPAPADAVVLFDGSDLSHWRSADGSPARWKVKDGYFEVAPGSGAIASSQEFGDVQLHIEWAAPEPAQGQGQDRGNSGVFLMGRYEVQVLDSYRNTTYPDGQAGAIYGQYPPLVNANRPPGEWQRYDIVFRAPRFDTDGRLQQPARMTVFHNGVLVQDNVALTGPTAHKQRPPYAAHPPRLPLSLQDHGNPVRFRNIWLRELAPE, from the coding sequence ATGAACTCGAAAAAAGCATCCATGTCGAAGAACAAGGAACATCGCCGGTCAGCGGGCATGGTCGTCGCCTCGATTGCCGGCATTGTCGGTGCCGGCGCACTCATCGGATGTTCGACCGCATATCCGATGCCCGCGAACGACATTCCCGGACAATCGACGGAGCGCTGGCCGATACATTCAACCGACCGTCCCCAACCCGCCATCGTCGACCCTGGCCCGGCCGCGGCACCTGTCCCCGCACCTGCGGATGCAGTGGTCCTGTTCGATGGCAGCGACCTCTCCCACTGGCGCTCGGCCGATGGCAGCCCGGCACGCTGGAAAGTCAAGGATGGCTATTTCGAAGTAGCACCAGGCTCCGGAGCCATCGCCTCATCCCAGGAGTTCGGCGATGTCCAGCTTCATATCGAATGGGCGGCGCCCGAGCCCGCGCAAGGGCAGGGGCAGGACCGGGGAAACAGCGGGGTCTTCCTGATGGGACGGTACGAAGTGCAGGTCCTCGACTCGTACCGGAACACCACCTATCCGGACGGACAGGCGGGCGCGATCTACGGGCAATACCCTCCACTGGTCAACGCCAACCGGCCACCGGGCGAGTGGCAGCGGTACGACATCGTGTTCCGCGCGCCCCGCTTCGATACCGATGGGCGGCTGCAACAACCCGCGCGCATGACGGTGTTCCACAACGGCGTGCTGGTGCAGGACAACGTCGCCCTGACAGGCCCGACCGCGCACAAGCAGCGCCCGCCCTATGCAGCCCACCCGCCGCGTTTGCCGCTTTCACTGCAGGATCACGGCAACCCCGTCCGCTTCCGCAACATCTGGTTGAGGGAACTCGCGCCCGAGTAG